One part of the Solanum dulcamara chromosome 3, daSolDulc1.2, whole genome shotgun sequence genome encodes these proteins:
- the LOC129883466 gene encoding uncharacterized protein LOC129883466 codes for MDIARVQAYAQEVEDHHRGHQPERDFDRGQHKKTISVGYYGAGQSCRASDSQMNRGSHQSRPPLPHCPYCDKAHSGKCHFGTNACFTYSHQGHIMRDCPYRGSLGSAVQPTGPVAGLSSFVAMRFAGQIIQTPAGHGRGHGRTSSSSFPLNRVYALTSRRD; via the exons atggatattgctcgggtaCAAGCGTATGCACAAGAAGTGGAGGATCATCATAGGGGACATCAACCCGAGAGAGATTTTGATAGAGGCCAACATAAGAAGACTATATCAGTTGGTTATTATG GAGCTGGTCAGAGCTGCAGGGCTTCAGACTCACAGATGAACAGGGGTTCGCATCAGTCGAGGCCACCCTTGCCTCATTGTCCTTATTGTGATAAGGCTCATTCTGGGAAATGTCATTTTGGAACAAATGCTTGTTTTACTTACAGCCATCAGGGCCACATTATGAGGGATTGTCCATACAGGGGCAGCCTAGGAAGTGCAGTTCAGCCTACTGGGCCAGTTGCTGGTTTATCTTCGTTCGTGGCTATGCGCTTTGCGGGACAGATTATTCAGACGCCagcaggccatggtagaggTCATGGTAGAACTTCTAGTTCTAGCTTTCCTTTGAATCGCGTTTATGCTTTAACCAGCAGACGAGATTAG